In a single window of the Papaver somniferum cultivar HN1 chromosome 8, ASM357369v1, whole genome shotgun sequence genome:
- the LOC113304294 gene encoding BAHD acyltransferase DCR-like: MGSIENGKQEVDESIIVKLIKKTNVYPSSKKLGRQECPLVTFDLPYVTFYYNQKLLLYKSSGLDGDDFKFEETVEKLKEGLAFILEDFFPLAGKLEKDEGGVLKVVCEEECVGVEVVEAVAEGIDVAELAEAESSSILHEIVPYHGVMNLEGLHRPLLAIQFTKLKDGLAIGCAFNHAILDGMSTWHFLSSWAEICRGSTTISVQPFHDRTKARNTRVKLDLPESAAAFEKPATSNGEEKHTPEPQLREKIFRFSGSTIEKIKSKANENLPSDSKPFSTFQALGSHIWCAVTRARNLKPEDYTVFTIFADLRKRVDPPMPDSYFGNLIQAIFTVTAAGALLSNPAEYGLKALQGVIKSHDAKTINERSAAWESNPVLFKYKDAGMNCVAVGSSPRFPVYEVDFGFGKPERVRSGTNNKFDGMVYLYQGKDGGNSMDVEITLDPEAMKNLEADEDFTKV; this comes from the exons ATGGGCAGTATTGAGAATGGAAAGCAAGAAGTTGATGAATCGATCATAGTGAAGTTGATTAAGAAAACTAATGTCTACCCTAGTAGTAAAAAACTAGGTAGACAGGAATGCCCTTTGGTTACGTTTGATCTACCTTATGTAACTTTCTATTACAACCAGAAATTATTATTGTACAAAAGTAGTGGTCTTGATGGTGATGATTTTAAGTTTGAAGAAACAGTAGAGAAATTGAAAGAAGGGTTAGCGTTCATTTTAGAAGATTTCTTTCCTTTAGCTGGAAAACTAGAGAAAGATGAAGGAGGAGTTTTGAAAGTTGTTTGTGAAGAGGAATGTGTTGGTGTTGAAGTTGTTGAGGCAGTCGCTGAAGGAATCGATGTCGCTGAATTAGCCGAAGCAGAATCGTCTAGTATTTTGCATGAGATCGTTCCATACCATGGTGTCATGAACTTAGAAGGTCTTCATCGTCCACTGTTGGCCATTCAG TTTACCAAATTGAAAGATGGACTTGCAATTGGATGTGCATTTAACCATGCAATCCTAGATGGAATGTCAACATGGCATTTCTTGAGTTCATGGGCCGAAATCTGTCGTGGATCTACTACAATCTCTGTCCAACCTTTCCATGATCGAACAAAGGCTAGAAACACTCGTGTGAAACTTGATCTACCAGAATCTGCTGCAGCATTTGAGAAACCAGCCACATCCAACGGTGAGGAGAAACATACCCCTGAGCCACAACTCCGGGAAAAGATTTTCCGATTCTCAGGTTCCacaattgagaaaatcaagtCGAAAGCAAATGAAAACCTTCCAAGTGATTCCAAGCCCTTCTCAACTTTCCAAGCTCTTGGGTCACATATTTGGTGCGCCGTGACGCGTGCGCGAAACCTCAAGCCGGAAGATTACACTgtgtttaccatttttgctgaccTCCGGAAACGTGTTGATCCACCAATGCCAGATAGTTACTTCGGTAACTTAATTCAAGCTATTTTTACCGTAACCGCAGCCGGAGCACTACTATCGAATCCTGCTGAATATGGGTTGAAAGCATTGCAAGGTGTGATCAAGTCACATGACGCAAAGACAATTAACGAGAGAAGTGCTGCATGGGAAAGTAACCCAGTACTTTTCAAATACAAAGATGCAGGAATGAATTGTGTTGCTGTTGGAAGTTCGCCAAGGTTTCCGGTATACGAAGTGGATTTTGGTTTCGGTAAGCctgaaagagttagaagtggaacaaacaacaagtttgatGGAATGGTTTATTTGTATCAAGGAAAAGATGGTGGGAATAGCATGGATGTTGAGATAACTTTAGACCCTGAAGCCATGAAGAACTTAGAGGCTGATGAGGATTTTACCAAGGTCTAA